Within Halopelagius longus, the genomic segment CCACGTCCAGCGTTCGAGGCCGTAGCCGGTGTCGACGATGTAGGTGTCCATCGGCGAGTACCGGTTGCCGTCCTTCATCTCGTAGTCGCCCTCGGGGTCCTGCTCCATCGACATGAAGACGAGCGTCGCCAACTCCGCGCCGCGGTACAGAACCTCGAAGGCGGGGCCGGCGTTGCCGCCGCCGACCCACGGGTCCTCGATGTACGTGATTTCCGAGAGGTCCGCGCCCATGTGCTCGAAGAACTGGTCGCAGAGGCGGACCGTCTCGTCCTTCCAGTACACCTCACCCTCGTAGGCGTACTCGTCGCCGGCCTCCTCGCGGGCGTTGAAGGCGTGGTGGGCCATCATCTCGAACGCCATCGTGTGCCGGCCCGTCTTGCCGACGTTGTCGATGTCCTGCATCCGGATGCAGGGCTGAGAGATGGTCAGCGGGTTCGCCGGCGGGGGCGTCTGACCGCTCGTGACCAGCGGTTGGAAGTCGTAGATGGACGCCTGCGTCAGGAGAACGTCGTCGCGCCAGCGGTTGGCCGCGACGGGGTACGGTTCGATGCGCTCGTGGCCGTGTTCCTCGAAGAAAGAGAGGAACTCCTCCCGCATCTCCTCGAGCGTGTACTCCTCGTCGAAGCCGGGGTTGTCGATGAAGGTGTAATCGTCGGCGGGCGGTTCGCCGCAGGTCTCTCTGTCGGGGTCGCGCGTCCAGAAGTGGACGTCCGTCACCGGGCACTGCTTCCGGTGGAACCCCTCCTCCTCGAAGTAGTCGAGGCGATACTCCTCTTCGAGTTCACTCATTACCCGTGATTGACCTACGACCGGGTAAAACAGTTCCGGGAACGCCGGGACACGTGCGGTCGATTTCGGGGTCGTCTCCCCGCGAGAACCGAGAAAGAAGCCTCTCGACGTTCAAGTAGAATTGAGTGTAAGAGTAGATTATACGACCAGCGAAGAGGGCGAAAGAAGCCCACGCGAGGGGGACCGACGGACGCGTCGGAGCGTTCGACCGCGGTGCGCCGACACCGGTAACCGGTTGCCGCGCCTTTCGACGGGTATGGAGACGCGCGAGGCGGTCCCCGGCCGGTCGATAGGCGAGTGGATAGCGTGGGTCGGGCTGTCGTTGCTGGCGGGCGTCGTCGGAAACGCTCTCTCGGGGACGGCGGTCCGGACGTGGTATCCGACGCTCGCGGAACCGTGGTTCGCGCCGCCGGACTGGGTGTTCGGCCCCGTCTGGATAGCGCTGTACGTCCTGATGGGGACGGCGGCGTTTCTGGCGTCCCGGTCGGGAGACGACCGAACGCGCGCCGCACTCGCCGCCTTCTTCGTCCAACTGCTGTTGAACGCCGCGTGGTCGGGGGCGTTCTTCGGCCTCCGGTCGCCGGCGTTCGGACTCGCCGTCGTCGTCCCTCTGCTCGTTGCCGTCGCCGCGACGACCGGACTGTTCGCCCGCATCGACCGACGCGCGGCGGCGCTGATGGTCCCGTACCTCCTGTGGACGGCGTTCGCCACCGCCCTCAACTACCGGTTCTGGGTGCTGAACTGACGGCGGTACGCTTCGGGGCGGAGGGGAGAAGAGAGGAGAAAAGGGGGAACCGCTTACTGCTCCGACGCGCCCGCGAGGGACGCCAGCAACGCTTCGAGTTGCACCTGTTCGTTCGCGCCCTCGGTGATTCGGTAGTCCGCCTCGCCGATGCGTTCCATCAGGCGAACCGTCGCCCGTTCGTCCAAGTCGAAGTCCCACACCGAGCGGTGGAGTTGGTCGATGATGTCGCCGCCGGCCATCCCCGTGTCGACGAGGAGCGTCTCCAACTTCGACCGCGCGCCGAGGAAGTCGCCGTCGATGGCGGCGGTGACCATCTCCTCTATGTCCTCGGGGCGGGCCGTGGAGGTTATCATGTACACCGCCTCCTCGTCCACCACGTCGCCCGTCGTCGCCGCCGCCTGCAGGGAGTTGATGGCGCGGCGCATGTCGCCGCCCGCGGCGTAGACGAGGGCGTCCAGTCCGTCCTCGGTGAGTTCGATGTCCTCGTTCTCGGCGATGTCCTCCACTTGCGACCGGACGGCGTCGTCCGAGAGCGGAGAGAAGCGGAAGACGGCGCACCGCGACTGGATGGGGTCGATGATCTTCGAGGAGTAGTTACACGAGAGGATGAAGCGGGTGTTGTCGGAGAACTGCTCCATCGTCCGGCGGAGCGCCGACTGGGCGTCCGAGGTCAGCGAGTCGGCCTCGTCTAAGAAGATGACGCGGTAGTCGTACCCGCCGAACGACGAACGCGCGAAGTTCTTGATCCGGTCGCGCACCACGTCGATGCCGCGTTGGTCCGAGGCGTTCAGTTCGAGGAAGTTGCCGCGCCAGTCGTCGCCGTAGATGGCGCGCGCGATGGCCGTCGCACAGGTCGTCTTGCCGATGCCCGCCGGCCCGGCGAAGAGCAGATGGGGAAGGTCGTCCTGTTCGATGTAGGACTTCAGACGCCCCACGATGTCTTCCTGCCCGTACACGTCGTCAAGCGTCTGCGGGCGGTACTTCTCTATCCAGATCTCTCGGCCCGCGGGGGCGGAGTCGGACTCTGCGGCCTCGCTCATACGCGTCACACGGGCCCCCCGAGTGATAAAGAACCCGCGTTGGCGCGACCGGCGGACGACCCCGCGACGGGCGGCGGACGCGGAGAGAAACCCTGAAACCCGCGGCGCGCCGACGCACGACCATGCAGGTGACCGTCGAAGTCGTCGGGGAGGAGACGCGCGAGGTGGAGGTCGGCGACGACGGAACGTACGCCGACCTGATCCGCGCGGTGGACCTCAGTCCCCACGAGGTGTCCGTCCTCGTGGAGGGCGCTCCCGTCCCCGAGGACCAACCCGTCGAAGCGCCGGAAGTGAAGGTTCTCAGGCTCATCAAGGGCGGATGACGGCCCGACGCGACGACCCCACGAAAACGGGGTCCTCGGAGGGTAGCTGTAGTAGGCGAACGAGTCGCCCCTTCTTCGTCGTTCGGCCGGAGACGTTACAGTAGTCCAGAGATCACGATTCGTTCGATTATGCGGCTAACTGGGGGAACGGAGGGACGGCCGCGTGGCGGTCGCCGGAGAGGCGTCCCCGACGTGCGAACGAGAGGGGTTGCGGAGACGAGCGTCCACACCGCCGAGACGAACGCCGTCGACGAAGCGGACGACACCGCCGGGGAGGTACCGACGTGAGTCCACGGAGGGATTCGCTCCGGCGCGGACTCCTGTTCGTCGGCGCCGGCGTGCTACTCGTCGCCGCCGCGTTCGGAGGGAGTTGGGCGCTCGCTCCCGACATGGACCGGGTGTCCGAGTCCGCCGACGTAGACAACTCGTCGCTGCTGGTGGGCGTGCAGGGTCCCGGGCCGAACGGAAACGTGACCGCGCTCGACGGTCGGGGGAACGT encodes:
- a CDS encoding replication factor C small subunit: MSEAAESDSAPAGREIWIEKYRPQTLDDVYGQEDIVGRLKSYIEQDDLPHLLFAGPAGIGKTTCATAIARAIYGDDWRGNFLELNASDQRGIDVVRDRIKNFARSSFGGYDYRVIFLDEADSLTSDAQSALRRTMEQFSDNTRFILSCNYSSKIIDPIQSRCAVFRFSPLSDDAVRSQVEDIAENEDIELTEDGLDALVYAAGGDMRRAINSLQAAATTGDVVDEEAVYMITSTARPEDIEEMVTAAIDGDFLGARSKLETLLVDTGMAGGDIIDQLHRSVWDFDLDERATVRLMERIGEADYRITEGANEQVQLEALLASLAGASEQ
- a CDS encoding TspO/MBR family protein, which produces METREAVPGRSIGEWIAWVGLSLLAGVVGNALSGTAVRTWYPTLAEPWFAPPDWVFGPVWIALYVLMGTAAFLASRSGDDRTRAALAAFFVQLLLNAAWSGAFFGLRSPAFGLAVVVPLLVAVAATTGLFARIDRRAAALMVPYLLWTAFATALNYRFWVLN
- the samp2 gene encoding ubiquitin-like small modifier protein SAMP2, translated to MQVTVEVVGEETREVEVGDDGTYADLIRAVDLSPHEVSVLVEGAPVPEDQPVEAPEVKVLRLIKGG